In bacterium, the DNA window TCAACGCAGAAGAAAAAAGAAAGACAAATTCAAAGGAAAAAGGATCGAGGTAAGAGATGGAAAAAGTATTTCCAACAGTGCTGATAGTACTGGATGTATTAGCAAGTGTTGTTTATGTATGCAATGGAGACCTACGTCACGCAATTTACTGGTTATCAGCAGGAGTATTAACAGCATGTGTAACATTTTAACTATTTATAAAAATGCGGGTCCTTCTATGGGGGCTTGCGGTGAGGGTCGGGCGAGGCGCATTTTGTCAGTGATGGTAAAAAATAAAAAGGCGTGTCAGTGTCAGTAAGGATTAAACAAAGGGCAACAAGTGGGCAAGAAACGTCAATAAAGGCGAATTTTAGGGTGGAACAGCAAAAAAAGGAGAAAAACTAATGGGAAAGATTAATGTAAACACTGACATATGTGATGTCAGTCTGTCAGAGCTAAAACCAGCGCCGTATAACCCGAGATCGATTTCGGAAGAGGCTATGGTGGGATTGCGTCATTCACTGGAGAAGTTTGGTGTAGTTGATTTGCTGGTAGTCAATAAACGTAATATGCGGATTATATCAGGTCATCAGCGGTATAAGATTTTGCAAGCGGAAGGAGTTGAAAAAGTAAAAGCGATCATGGTTGATGTGGATGACATTAGCGAGATGGCAATGAACGTGACATTAAATTCGCAGGAGATAGTGGGATCATTTACTGAAGCCATTATACCGTTGCTCGAGAAGTTAAGAACAGAGGGCGGGGATGCGTATATCAATTTACGGCTACAAGAATTACGGGAACAGCTTAGAGACTTTGAAAATGAGAATAATGGAGATGGTACAACATTGCCTGATGATATGCCGGAAGCGCCTAAAACGGTTATTACAAAACCCGGAGATTTATGGATACTTGGTGATCATAGATTATTATGCGGGGACAGTACAAAAGAAGAAGATGTCGTACGATTAATGGATGGGCATAAAGCAGACTTGTTTGCGACTGATCCGCCGTACTGTGTTGATTACACAGGTAAAGATAGACCTAACGGAGGAAAGGACTGGACGGATGTTTACAAAGAAATTGATATCCCGGACGCTAAAGCATTTATGCGTGATTTTTATTCGTTGGGATTAAAATTTATTAAACCAAACACAGCGATGTATTTGTGGCACGCATCGAAACGTAGACGTGACATTGAAGATGTATGTGACGAACTGAATATTCTTATCCACCAGCAAATTGTTTGGGTGAAACCATGCATAATTTTGACATACTCATTTTATTCATGGAGACATGAGCCGTGTTTGCTTTTGTGGGTTAAAGGATCAAAACCACCATATCGACCGAAAGATAAATCAATCGGGAGTGTATGGACGGTTGACTTTGTCAAACAAGGTGATCCGACAACACCTGAATATTATACAGATATTTGGGAACTGGATTGGGAAGGAAAAAAGAGAGGGAATAAGATTGCGGAACATCCTACTGTTAAACCAACAGAATGTTTTGCGATCCCTATGCGGGTACATACAAAGGTAGGTGATATTTGTTATGAACCGTTTAGCGGTTCAGGATCGCAAATCATTGCAGGGGAAAGGCTTAACAGACGAGTATTTGCCATGGAACTCGAACCGTTCTTTGTAGATGTTGCGGTTAAACGATGGGAAGAGTTTACAGGTAAAAAGGCAAGGAAAGCGTAATGGCTGAAGAAAAACCAAAACAGAATCTATCGGAGATAGCACGAAAAAAACGGTATTTGCATTTAATTGAGAAAATCCATAGTGGAAAACCATTATCCAATAGGGAAATTCGGGAACTCGAAGAATTCGAGAAAGAACCTCAAAGCGATACGATAGTGAAGTCAGCAGAGGAAGTTGCAGAAGTCATGGACGTATCAGAGAGGACGATCTATAGGTGGCGCAATGAAGGAATGCCGGTAACTAAAGACGGATATTATGATCTTGAGAAAATTCGCATATGGGTTGAAGAAAAGGAAAAAGCGTCGAACGAATCAGGCAAAATATTCTGGGAAGCTAAGATCCGTAAATACAAAGCAACATTACTTGAAATCGATCTCAAAAAAGCACAAAACGAATTGGTTTTGAGAGAAGAAGTGGAGAAAGCGGAGGTCGCACGTATTATAGCTGTTAAGCGATCATTTTTAGCGTTACCGACACGGATGGCACCGATACTTGCGATGAAAGAACCCAGAGAAATTGAAACGCTTTTATACGAGGAAATTGGAGAGATTATTGATGAG includes these proteins:
- a CDS encoding site-specific DNA-methyltransferase is translated as MGKINVNTDICDVSLSELKPAPYNPRSISEEAMVGLRHSLEKFGVVDLLVVNKRNMRIISGHQRYKILQAEGVEKVKAIMVDVDDISEMAMNVTLNSQEIVGSFTEAIIPLLEKLRTEGGDAYINLRLQELREQLRDFENENNGDGTTLPDDMPEAPKTVITKPGDLWILGDHRLLCGDSTKEEDVVRLMDGHKADLFATDPPYCVDYTGKDRPNGGKDWTDVYKEIDIPDAKAFMRDFYSLGLKFIKPNTAMYLWHASKRRRDIEDVCDELNILIHQQIVWVKPCIILTYSFYSWRHEPCLLLWVKGSKPPYRPKDKSIGSVWTVDFVKQGDPTTPEYYTDIWELDWEGKKRGNKIAEHPTVKPTECFAIPMRVHTKVGDICYEPFSGSGSQIIAGERLNRRVFAMELEPFFVDVAVKRWEEFTGKKARKA
- a CDS encoding helix-turn-helix domain-containing protein — its product is MAEEKPKQNLSEIARKKRYLHLIEKIHSGKPLSNREIRELEEFEKEPQSDTIVKSAEEVAEVMDVSERTIYRWRNEGMPVTKDGYYDLEKIRIWVEEKEKASNESGKIFWEAKIRKYKATLLEIDLKKAQNELVLREEVEKAEVARIIAVKRSFLALPTRMAPILAMKEPREIETLLYEEIGEIIDEFAGVKNEDIDTRQNDMEKSS